CGAGGTCGCCGCCGACGACCGGGTGGACGTGGTGATGCTGGCGATCGCCGACGGGCTGACCCTGGCCCGCCGCCGCTGACCGCCCGGCTTCGTGCCGGCCGAGTTCACGGTCCGCCGGTAGTCTGGTGCCGCTGCCCTCTGTGCCGTTGCCGTGCGCAGAGGGCAGCCCGACTCCAAGGGACGAGCAAGGCAGGCCAGCCGGTTCAGCGGACGCTGCGGGCGAAAGCGCGAGCGGCCCAGGTGACCGCGAGGCTGGCCAGCACCAGGGTGATCAACAGCCCCTGCCAGACGGCGTCGTTGCCGAGATCGCCGGCGAACAGCGCCCGGGTGCCGTCCACCGCCCAGGCGAACGGGTTCCACTGGGCGACCCGCTGCAACCACAGCGGGGCGAACGCCAGCGGCAGCAGGATGCCGGAGAGCAGCAGCACCGGCTGGGCGACCGTGTTCATCAGCGGCGCCAGCGCGTCCTCGCTGCGCACCAGCAGCGCCACCCCGTAGGAGACCGCCGAGGTCATCAACGCGATCAGGGCCAGCAGCAGGTACGCCAGCAGCAGGTTGCCCAGGTGTACGGCGAGGCCGAACGGGATCGCCAGCGCGGTGATGATGACGGCCTGCAGCAGCAGCGACATCACGTCGCGCAGGCTGCGGCCGAGCAGCAGCGCCAGCCGGCTGATCGGGGTGACCCGGGACCGTTCGATGACGCCGGCCCGCAGTTCGGCGATCAGGCCGAAGCCTTGGAACAGGCCACCGAAGATGGCCAGCAGCACCAGCAGACCGGGTACGAAGATCCGGTACACCTCGGCGTCACTGCTCGCCCCCATCGGGGCCAGCGCCGGCTTGAGCAGCGGCGCGAACAGCAGCAGGTACATGATCGGCTGGAACACCCCGACGAAGATCCAGACGGGGTTGCGTAGCAGCAGCAACGCCTGCCGCTGGAAGATCAGCCAGGTGTCGCGGGCGAGTTTCATCGTACGGGCTCCAAAATCAGCTACGGCCGGGATCAGCTACGACGGCGGACCGGGTCAGGACTCGCGCAGCGAACGGCCGGTCTTGGTGAGGAAGACGTCGTCGAGGCTGGGCCGGTGCAGTTCGATCGAGCCGAGTTCGAGACCGGCGCCGTCGAGGGTACGCAGGATCTGCGGGATCGCGGTCGCTCCGTCGTCGACGAACAGCCGCAGGCCCCCGTCGTCGGGGGTTTCCAGCTTGCTGACGTACGGCTGGGAGTCGAGCAGTTGCGCGGCGGTGGGTGCCTCGCCGGCTCGCAGGCCGACCGAGACGACCTCCCCGGCGATCTCCCGCTTCAGGGCGGCCGGGGTGCCTTCGGTGACGATCTGGCCGTTGTCCATGATCGCGATCCGGTCGCAGAGCGCATCGGCCTCGTCGAGGTAGTGGGTGGTGATGAAGACGGTCATGCCTTCGGCGCGCAGCCGGCGGATCTCGTCCCACATGTGGGCCCGGCTCTGTGGGTCCAGGCCGGTGGTCGGTTCGTCGAGGAAGACGACGCGGGGCTCATGGATGATGCCCAGTGCGATCTCCACCCGGCGACGCTGCCCACCGGAGTAGGTCTTGCACTTGCGGTCGGCGTACTCGGTGAGCTGGAAGGCGTCCAGCGCGCGGGTGGCCCGCTGCTGCGCCTCGGCCTTGCCAATGCCGTACATCCGGGCGTGCATGACGAGTTCCTCGCGGCCGGTGACCTCGTCCCAGGTGCTGCCGCCCTGGGCCACGTAGCCGATCCGCCGGCGTACCTCGCCGGGGTTTTTCATCAGGTCGGCGCCGGCGATGACGGCTTCCCCGCCGTCGGGTTCGATGAGGGTGGCGAGCATCCGCAGGGTGGTCGTCTTGCCGGCGCCGTTGGGGCCGAGGAAGCCGAAGATCTCGCCTTCTTCGACGACCATGTCGACGCCTCGGACCGCGTCGACGGTCTTGGATTCGCGTCCCTGCCGGGAACGGAAGGACTTGCGCAGCCCTTTGGTCTCGATCATGCCGGTGTGCTCCTGGCTTACCGGGCCGGTTGCCCACCGGCCGTGCTTACCGGGCCGGAAGGCAACCGGCCGTGTCCCCCGTGGGCAGGGCTCACCGTGCCGCCTTTCCCACGCTGCGTGGCACGCTATCCCCGCCGACGTCGATTAGTCAATCTTGATTATCGCCGGCCCGATCCCGCTCACCCCGGTCCCGTTCGTCCCGATCGAGATCAGCCTGCCAGCCCGACCAGCTCTCGTCAGCCGATTTGTCCACCGCCGAACCGGGCTGGTAAGGCACGCCGGACTCGATCAGGTCGGCCACCCGTTCACACCAGGCCACCTCCCCTTCGGCGCGGGCGATGGTCAACTCCAGCATCCAGCCGACGTGCGCCGGCTTGTGGCGCGCCCAACCTGTGGTGAGCTCGGCCCGGGCCGCGACGTTGCCGCCCCGCAGCGCCGCCGCCCGGCCGCGCAGCGCGCTGACCGCCTCCGCCCGGGGCATCGC
The sequence above is a segment of the Solwaraspora sp. WMMD406 genome. Coding sequences within it:
- a CDS encoding ABC transporter permease, with protein sequence MKLARDTWLIFQRQALLLLRNPVWIFVGVFQPIMYLLLFAPLLKPALAPMGASSDAEVYRIFVPGLLVLLAIFGGLFQGFGLIAELRAGVIERSRVTPISRLALLLGRSLRDVMSLLLQAVIITALAIPFGLAVHLGNLLLAYLLLALIALMTSAVSYGVALLVRSEDALAPLMNTVAQPVLLLSGILLPLAFAPLWLQRVAQWNPFAWAVDGTRALFAGDLGNDAVWQGLLITLVLASLAVTWAARAFARSVR
- a CDS encoding ATP-binding cassette domain-containing protein, which codes for MIETKGLRKSFRSRQGRESKTVDAVRGVDMVVEEGEIFGFLGPNGAGKTTTLRMLATLIEPDGGEAVIAGADLMKNPGEVRRRIGYVAQGGSTWDEVTGREELVMHARMYGIGKAEAQQRATRALDAFQLTEYADRKCKTYSGGQRRRVEIALGIIHEPRVVFLDEPTTGLDPQSRAHMWDEIRRLRAEGMTVFITTHYLDEADALCDRIAIMDNGQIVTEGTPAALKREIAGEVVSVGLRAGEAPTAAQLLDSQPYVSKLETPDDGGLRLFVDDGATAIPQILRTLDGAGLELGSIELHRPSLDDVFLTKTGRSLRES
- a CDS encoding PadR family transcriptional regulator produces the protein MSATRMMILGLVKWMQPVHGYDVRRELLSWGADAWANIQPGSIYHALRTLAQDGLLRTVGTAQVGARPARTSYEITPTGIDEFETLLRQHWRDCRPPVDPFLSAFAFLPAMPRAEAVSALRGRAAALRGGNVAARAELTTGWARHKPAHVGWMLELTIARAEGEVAWCERVADLIESGVPYQPGSAVDKSADESWSGWQADLDRDERDRGERDRAGDNQD